The proteins below come from a single Roseiflexus sp. RS-1 genomic window:
- a CDS encoding WD40 repeat domain-containing protein: protein MKTNLDEVYWVSSATFSPDGRYVATGSWDGTVRLWNTATGLELKKFDLNTWRVYSVAFSPNGRYILVGSDNPYYNDPKPLRLWDLEDDRKIIFRGLQFGVNAVAFSPDSRHALSGGEDGIRMWEIPIGKEIRHLGGHLRPVNAVAFSPDGRYALSASDDKTVRLWEVHYPPFHPPGHPYPALNRTAL from the coding sequence ATCAAAACGAATCTTGATGAAGTCTATTGGGTCAGTTCCGCGACTTTTTCACCCGACGGTCGCTATGTTGCTACCGGCAGTTGGGATGGAACGGTGCGTTTATGGAATACTGCTACCGGATTAGAACTGAAAAAGTTCGACCTGAATACCTGGCGAGTGTATTCTGTCGCCTTTTCGCCCAATGGTCGTTACATTCTGGTAGGAAGCGATAATCCTTACTATAACGACCCTAAGCCTTTACGCCTGTGGGATCTTGAAGACGACCGAAAGATAATTTTCAGAGGACTGCAATTTGGGGTCAACGCGGTAGCATTCTCTCCCGATAGCCGCCATGCCCTTTCTGGTGGGGAGGATGGAATTCGGATGTGGGAGATTCCCATCGGGAAAGAAATTCGCCACCTGGGAGGGCATTTGCGGCCGGTGAATGCGGTCGCCTTTTCGCCAGACGGACGTTATGCCCTGTCAGCCAGTGATGACAAGACCGTGCGGCTGTGGGAGGTGCACTACCCGCCTTTCCATCCCCCAGGACATCCCTATCCTGCGCTGAATCGAACAGCGCTGTGA
- a CDS encoding FHA domain-containing protein, translated as MDVSPFTLGRGTDNTLSLPDPTISSHHARIVEHIGLYWLEDLGSTNGTYFLPPRGEEFRLAKDKPVLLVEGARIRLGGHTTLQVEGMVASQQDATAWSLQQLQAFIAGCYEGLTALEPAQRQVVLDDLHRFEEAIRQTNSEAELVHLVAEKLSTLSKTVVGKYEPDESGLPALPQDLPEPDSPCRVPSLHNLFLSNLQRILQELPGQEEEP; from the coding sequence ATGGATGTTTCGCCTTTCACCCTGGGGCGGGGAACAGACAACACGCTTTCTCTGCCCGACCCGACCATTTCCAGCCATCATGCCCGTATCGTGGAACACATCGGCCTGTACTGGCTGGAAGATTTGGGCAGCACCAACGGCACATACTTTTTGCCACCACGCGGCGAAGAATTCCGCCTGGCGAAAGACAAGCCCGTCCTGCTGGTGGAGGGCGCTCGCATCCGCCTGGGTGGTCATACCACGTTGCAGGTAGAAGGGATGGTCGCTTCCCAACAGGATGCTACCGCCTGGTCGTTGCAACAGTTGCAGGCATTCATCGCTGGCTGTTACGAAGGGTTGACGGCGCTGGAGCCGGCGCAGCGGCAAGTGGTGCTGGATGACCTGCACCGCTTTGAAGAGGCTATCCGCCAGACGAATAGCGAAGCCGAACTGGTGCACCTGGTCGCCGAAAAATTGAGCACGCTCAGCAAAACAGTCGTCGGGAAATATGAGCCAGATGAAAGCGGTTTGCCAGCCCTGCCGCAAGACCTGCCCGAGCCTGATTCACCGTGTCGCGTCCCCAGCCTGCACAACCTGTTTTTGAGCAACCTGCAGCGCATCCTGCAAGAACTGCCGGGTCAAGAGGAGGAACCGTGA
- a CDS encoding IS5-like element ISRfsp3 family transposase (programmed frameshift) — MCKYRSIIENPEKLRSMTGLTVEEFHALVPIFHAAFEAYMKRRTIDGRVRYCRRYVSYANSPLPTTEDKLLFILTYLKQNPTQVMHGHLFQMSQSNVSKWVHLLHGALNYALSQQNLLPARTADDLARRLQEEPSCEEPSCEEPSCEEPSCEEPSCEEPSCEEPSCEEPSHATKAPPFFIHDGVERPIRRPSDKVDRELYYSGKKKRHTLKNVLIIDEFGSIHFLSDTYEGRVHDKCIADEAGYTLPNASILYQDAGFQGFTLPGVQIMQPKKKPRNGTLTPQEKEENRRISSVRVRIEHVIGDIKRYRIIHDIIRFSCSEFRDMVMETCCGLHNFRIWLKRKKQSKNQNES, encoded by the exons ATGTGTAAGTATCGATCCATTATCGAAAATCCGGAGAAATTACGCTCTATGACCGGACTGACCGTTGAAGAGTTCCACGCGCTGGTTCCGATCTTCCACGCCGCATTTGAAGCGTATATGAAACGTCGCACGATTGATGGCCGCGTCCGATATTGTCGTCGCTACGTCTCGTATGCAAACTCGCCGCTTCCGACAACAGAAGATAAATTGCTCTTTATTTTGACCTACTTAAAACAAAACCCAACGCAAGTGATGCACGGACACCTCTTTCAAATGAGCCAATCAAACGTAAGCAAATGGGTGCATCTTTTGCACGGAGCGCTGAACTATGCGCTTTCACAGCAAAATCTCCTGCCTGCGCGCACTGCCGACGACCTGGCGAGGCGATTGCAGGAAGAACCGTCGTGTGAAGAACCGTCGTGTGAAGAACCGTCGTGTGAAGAACCGTCGTGTGAAGAACCGTCGTGTGAAGAACCGTCGTGTGAAGAACCGTCGTGTGAAGAACCGTCGCATGCGACAAAAGCGCCCCCCT TTTTTATCCATGACGGCGTAGAACGTCCCATTCGCCGTCCAAGCGACAAAGTCGACCGGGAGTTGTATTACAGCGGTAAGAAGAAACGACATACGCTTAAGAACGTTCTCATCATTGATGAGTTTGGCTCTATTCACTTTTTGAGTGACACCTACGAAGGAAGGGTCCACGATAAATGTATTGCGGATGAAGCGGGATACACCCTTCCAAACGCGAGCATTCTCTATCAAGACGCCGGATTTCAAGGATTTACCCTGCCTGGCGTCCAGATTATGCAGCCAAAGAAGAAGCCGCGCAATGGAACCCTCACGCCGCAGGAAAAGGAGGAAAACCGGCGTATCTCATCCGTTCGCGTTCGTATTGAACATGTTATCGGCGATATCAAGCGGTATCGAATCATTCACGACATTATCCGCTTCAGTTGTTCCGAATTTCGGGATATGGTCATGGAAACATGTTGCGGGCTGCATAACTTCCGAATTTGGCTGAAACGCAAAAAGCAGTCCAAAAATCAAAACGAATCTTGA
- a CDS encoding protein kinase domain-containing protein — MTVSTSTLFCIVCGREFRPRDADTVICPDCGGPPEAPAPSQPQETVLADQPRGTVLMSQPAYQRMCILCGQDFTTPDPQADRCPQCRGEAPQPQPEIRSRPESRQSTPAMPARPQGTVAVPESSLSPAPSSADVPLTWNAGDVILDLYEVKGELGKGGMGVVYRVHHRQWNIDLAVKTPLPEALQKAGSLENFLREAQAWVDLGLHPHIVTCYYVRRLGEMPRVFAECMEGGSLKNWMEDGRLYAGGEQDALKRILDCAIQFAWGLGYAHEKGLVHQDVKPANALMTPDGMLKVTDFGLVGAKGYTPAYAAPEQELGQAVSPRTDLWGWGVSVLEMFTGGVHWQFGSVAASVLENYLQEAPPEGIPPMPAALVELLRQCFQNDPDLRPASMDEVAERLARLYEQETGAPYPRQKPNALELRADSLNNKAVSLLDLGQEEEAVRCWQEALQADPLHPGATYNLFLIQWDRGDVIASEVVKRLEEQLKLSSNYWPVAYLLGLVYFKVGDSLKAIETIAKLYLPEVRDEQPFAWVIAIDRHDTKSALEILLDFSKDGKYPDVRRTLELAMLNLPDVRSLRNIKGHAEKITCVSFSPDGNFLLSGSEDNTLRLWDWLGTCKRILKGHTGAITCAAFSQDGRYILSGSHDCTVRLWDVATGECLRVFKGHTEKVTSVAFDIGRQYIASGSTDHTLKIWDIHDGSSIHTIEHEGEVSCVGFSPNGGYLVSGMDGLLTKSPIFFWDAKSGRHLYALERHEGGITSMAFTASGHFLLLGTNVGTIELWDLTTKNCQRTLQSFESWPVVSVSVHPKGDRALSCQGDSIYYWNLQTGACILKKDSEWFVASIAISPDGRFILLGCLKSMKMWKLEGIGDFNLDFFLSKPRLSEHETNIETTFTNLIKHAKNMMQEGKYSRCLELVQQARSMPGYERSNMALELWFDLHSHCRTIGLKAYWESQTLIGHNFWVWSVAASPCGRYILSASFDKTMRLWDVKRGICLHTLNIPDKTINSVAFSPSGEYIVFGGYETMQMWDVRKWKCIRVFRYEKRVDAVAFSPDGRYVVSGGWDDATIRLWEVQTGRCVCILEGHEGAITSVAVRPDGYYILSCSYDHTVRLWDVCKGVCVYVDETHMKSLPHPLGGEIDVPVNSVSFSPDGKHAVSAGTDGMMRIWNIENGKTLSQLRCKDSITSVVFHPNGRFILSGSVDGTVRIWDLETSRCVHVFSGHRDIVQSVAFSQDGCYAVSGSWDKTVRLWVLDWDLECPAPADWDEGARPYLDIFLTLHTPYAPDGLSRVGKPQWTEEDFQKLLQELGYRGYGWLRPEGVRRELEKMAKERK, encoded by the coding sequence ATGACTGTCTCAACTTCCACCCTCTTTTGTATCGTCTGCGGCCGCGAGTTTCGCCCGCGTGACGCGGACACGGTCATCTGTCCCGACTGCGGCGGCCCGCCCGAAGCCCCTGCTCCCAGCCAGCCGCAAGAAACGGTGCTGGCCGACCAACCGCGCGGCACGGTACTGATGAGCCAACCCGCTTACCAGCGGATGTGCATCCTCTGTGGCCAGGACTTTACCACCCCCGACCCGCAGGCCGACCGCTGCCCGCAATGCCGCGGCGAAGCGCCGCAACCCCAACCCGAAATCCGCTCCCGACCCGAAAGCCGCCAATCAACACCCGCCATGCCTGCCCGCCCCCAGGGAACGGTTGCCGTGCCCGAAAGCAGCCTGTCGCCTGCCCCCTCATCCGCCGATGTGCCGCTGACATGGAACGCGGGCGATGTCATCCTGGACCTGTACGAAGTCAAGGGCGAACTGGGAAAGGGCGGCATGGGCGTCGTCTATCGTGTCCATCACCGCCAGTGGAACATTGACCTGGCCGTCAAAACGCCGCTGCCTGAAGCGCTGCAAAAGGCTGGCAGCCTGGAGAACTTTCTCCGCGAGGCGCAAGCCTGGGTGGACCTGGGCCTGCACCCGCACATCGTCACCTGCTACTACGTCCGCCGCCTGGGAGAAATGCCGCGCGTCTTTGCCGAGTGCATGGAGGGCGGGAGTCTGAAGAACTGGATGGAGGACGGGCGGCTGTATGCTGGCGGCGAACAGGATGCACTGAAGCGCATCCTGGACTGTGCCATTCAGTTTGCCTGGGGGCTGGGATACGCCCATGAGAAAGGCCTGGTGCATCAAGACGTCAAGCCAGCCAACGCCTTGATGACGCCCGACGGGATGCTCAAGGTGACCGACTTTGGGCTGGTGGGGGCGAAAGGGTACACGCCCGCCTACGCTGCGCCGGAGCAGGAACTGGGGCAGGCGGTCAGCCCGCGCACCGACCTGTGGGGCTGGGGCGTGAGCGTGCTGGAGATGTTCACGGGAGGGGTACACTGGCAATTCGGTTCCGTTGCGGCGAGTGTGCTGGAGAACTACCTGCAGGAGGCGCCGCCGGAGGGCATCCCGCCGATGCCTGCGGCGCTGGTGGAGTTGCTGCGCCAGTGCTTCCAGAACGACCCCGACCTGCGCCCGGCGAGTATGGACGAAGTGGCGGAGCGGCTGGCGCGCCTTTACGAACAGGAGACGGGCGCGCCCTACCCGCGCCAGAAACCCAACGCCCTGGAGTTGCGGGCGGACAGTTTGAACAACAAGGCAGTGAGTTTGCTGGACCTGGGGCAGGAAGAGGAAGCGGTACGCTGCTGGCAGGAGGCGCTGCAAGCCGACCCTCTCCATCCCGGGGCAACATACAACTTGTTCCTAATACAATGGGATCGGGGAGATGTTATTGCTTCGGAGGTTGTTAAACGATTGGAAGAACAACTTAAGTTGTCTTCAAATTATTGGCCAGTAGCATATTTGCTAGGACTTGTGTACTTTAAAGTGGGAGATTCTCTTAAGGCAATTGAAACAATTGCAAAGTTGTATCTACCAGAAGTTCGCGATGAACAACCATTTGCTTGGGTAATTGCTATTGACCGACATGATACAAAGAGCGCGTTAGAAATCTTGTTAGATTTTTCAAAAGATGGGAAATATCCAGATGTACGACGGACTTTGGAACTGGCTATGCTTAATTTGCCAGATGTACGATCCCTGCGGAATATTAAAGGGCATGCTGAAAAAATAACTTGTGTTTCTTTTAGTCCCGATGGAAATTTCTTACTTTCGGGTAGCGAAGATAACACCTTGAGATTGTGGGATTGGCTAGGAACTTGTAAACGCATCTTAAAAGGTCATACTGGAGCAATAACATGTGCGGCCTTTAGTCAAGATGGGCGCTATATACTATCAGGAAGTCACGATTGTACAGTGCGATTGTGGGATGTGGCAACAGGAGAATGCTTACGTGTTTTTAAAGGACATACCGAAAAGGTGACTTCCGTCGCGTTTGATATTGGTAGACAGTATATTGCATCAGGAAGCACTGATCACACTCTTAAGATATGGGATATTCACGACGGATCTTCCATTCATACAATAGAACACGAAGGGGAGGTATCCTGCGTGGGATTTAGCCCAAATGGTGGATACCTTGTTTCAGGAATGGACGGTTTGTTAACAAAGTCTCCAATCTTCTTTTGGGACGCGAAAAGTGGCCGCCATTTGTACGCTCTTGAAAGGCATGAGGGGGGAATAACTTCTATGGCTTTTACCGCAAGCGGTCATTTCCTTCTTTTGGGCACTAACGTTGGAACGATAGAGTTGTGGGACCTGACAACGAAAAATTGTCAACGTACTTTGCAATCGTTTGAGAGCTGGCCTGTGGTTTCTGTGTCAGTGCATCCGAAAGGAGATAGAGCTTTGTCATGTCAAGGCGATTCTATCTACTATTGGAACCTCCAAACTGGAGCATGCATTCTAAAAAAAGACTCTGAATGGTTTGTTGCTTCTATTGCAATTAGCCCGGACGGAAGATTCATTCTTCTAGGCTGCCTCAAATCTATGAAAATGTGGAAATTAGAAGGAATTGGTGATTTTAATCTCGATTTTTTCTTGTCTAAACCACGATTGAGCGAACATGAAACCAATATAGAAACAACGTTTACCAACCTAATAAAACATGCAAAGAACATGATGCAGGAAGGTAAATACTCTCGATGCCTAGAGTTGGTACAGCAAGCGCGCTCAATGCCAGGGTATGAGCGCTCTAACATGGCCTTGGAATTATGGTTCGATTTGCATTCTCATTGCCGTACTATTGGGTTAAAAGCCTACTGGGAAAGCCAAACTCTTATCGGACACAATTTTTGGGTATGGTCTGTCGCTGCAAGTCCGTGCGGACGCTATATTCTTTCTGCTAGTTTTGATAAAACTATGAGACTTTGGGATGTTAAAAGGGGAATTTGCTTGCACACTCTTAATATCCCAGATAAAACTATAAACTCTGTTGCCTTTAGCCCAAGTGGAGAGTATATTGTCTTCGGTGGATACGAAACTATGCAAATGTGGGATGTTCGTAAATGGAAGTGCATCCGTGTGTTTCGATATGAGAAGAGAGTAGATGCCGTCGCTTTTAGTCCAGATGGGCGGTATGTTGTTTCTGGCGGATGGGATGATGCAACTATACGCCTGTGGGAAGTTCAAACTGGAAGGTGTGTGTGTATACTCGAAGGACACGAAGGAGCGATTACGTCTGTTGCAGTTAGACCAGATGGATACTATATTTTATCGTGCAGTTACGATCACACTGTGCGACTTTGGGATGTATGCAAGGGAGTATGTGTTTATGTAGATGAAACGCACATGAAGTCTTTGCCGCACCCTTTGGGTGGAGAAATTGATGTGCCGGTGAATTCCGTTTCTTTCAGTCCAGATGGCAAGCACGCTGTTTCGGCTGGTACGGATGGTATGATGCGGATATGGAATATTGAGAATGGAAAGACTTTATCTCAATTAAGGTGTAAAGATTCAATAACGTCTGTGGTTTTTCACCCAAATGGGCGTTTCATACTCTCGGGTAGTGTTGATGGAACTGTCAGAATATGGGACCTCGAGACAAGCAGATGCGTACATGTATTCTCTGGTCACAGAGACATTGTGCAATCCGTTGCTTTTAGTCAAGATGGATGCTATGCGGTATCAGGAAGTTGGGATAAAACCGTACGGTTATGGGTATTGGATTGGGATTTGGAATGCCCCGCCCCCGCCGACTGGGACGAAGGTGCGCGCCCCTACCTGGATATCTTCCTCACCCTGCACACCCCCTACGCTCCCGATGGCCTCAGCCGAGTCGGGAAGCCGCAGTGGACGGAGGAGGATTTCCAAAAGTTATTGCAGGAACTCGGCTATCGCGGCTACGGCTGGCTGCGTCCGGAAGGCGTGCGCCGCGAACTGGAAAAGATGGCAAAAGAGAGAAAATAG